The Nicotiana tabacum cultivar K326 chromosome 14, ASM71507v2, whole genome shotgun sequence genome contains a region encoding:
- the LOC107760396 gene encoding uncharacterized protein LOC107760396 isoform X4, producing the protein MNEKARVSKELNAKHMKILEGLLKLPENRECADCKSRGPRWASVNLGIFICLHCSGVHRSLGVHISKVRSATLDTWLPEQVAFIQTMGNQISNSYWEAELPPKSGRVGIENFIRSKYVEKRWIPRNGNVKASPRARGEHNQVLDMRKRVNLAPPELPKQIAADPKPKVVQNAKPVAVVEEAKQIANQKVLQNVVPSISQVAKAKPEASFSPTVSTASTNCAIQPAEAKEVIEQNASSAAIENKSKFDAGIEELIKDFRWNTQPVSVSEIPLKNVKNDMVDLFGEQQKSLGSQQSPLVPTPIKHFGGPQTMHQASNGNQLFYQVHGTKQMGSAQHLHASMSSAYARNPSMFSAMPVAPMNGITATGAIRPLPAVSVVPMQSGYHYDFSSLTPEMLSRR; encoded by the exons ATGAATGAAAAAGCAAGAGTTTCAAAGGAGCTTAATGCTAAACATATGAAG ATACTTGAGGGACTACTCAAATTACCAGAGAATCGAGAATGTGCCGACTGCAAAAGCAG AGGTCCAAGATGGGCTAGTGTGAACTTGGGAATCTTCATATGCTTACACTGTTCGGGTGTTCACAGGAGTCTTGGAGTACATATATCAAAG GTACGATCTGCCACATTGGACACCTGGCTTCCGGAGCAAGTTGCATTTATTCAAA CAATGGGAAATCAGATATCAAATAGCTACTGGGAAGCCGAGCTGCCACCCAAATCCGGCAGAGTTGGTATTGAAAATTTTATCCGATCAAA ATATGTGGAGAAAAGATGGATACCACGAAACGGGAATGTGAAAGCATCTCCTCGTGCGAGAGGAGAACATAATCAAGTGCTTGATATGAGGAAGAGAGTCAATCTTGCACCGCCTGAATTACCGAAGCAG ATTGCCGCTGATCCTAAGCCAAAAGTTGTTCAGAATGCAAAACCAGTAGCCGTTGTGGAAGAAGCGAAGCAAATAGCTAAT CAAAAGGTTCTTCAGAATGTAGTACCGTCAATCTCTCAAGTCGCAAAAGCAAAGCCAGAAGCAAGTTTCTCCCCAACTGTATCAACAGCTAGCACCAACTGTGCTATCCAGC CGGCGGAAGCAAAAGAAGTAATCGAGCAGAACGCCAGTTCTGCTGCTATAGAAAACAAGAGCAAATTTGATGCTGGAATTGAGGAACTGATTAAAGATTTTCGATGGAATACCCAACCTGTCTCAGTCTCAGAAATCCCCTTGAAAAATGTGAAGAATGATATGGTGGATCTCTTCGGCGAG CAACAAAAGTCACTAGGTTCACAACAGTCTCCTCTCGTGCCTACTCCGATAAAGCATTTTGGTGGTCCGCAAACCATGCATCAAGCTTCAAATGGGAACCAGCTCTTTTATCAGGTCCATGGAACTAAGCAG ATGGGAAGCGCTCAACATTTACACGCATCTATGTCTTCAGCCTATGCTCGAAATCCCAG CATGTTTTCTGCAATGCCAGTTGCTCCAATGAATGGAATAACAGCAACAGGAGCTATTAGACCTTTGCCAGCAGTTTCAGTTGTTCCAATGCAATCAGGATACCATTATGATTTCTCATCGTTAACGCCTGAAATGTTATCAAGACGATAA
- the LOC107760396 gene encoding uncharacterized protein LOC107760396 isoform X2, producing MNEKARVSKELNAKHMKILEGLLKLPENRECADCKSRGPRWASVNLGIFICLHCSGVHRSLGVHISKVRSATLDTWLPEQVAFIQTMGNQISNSYWEAELPPKSGRVGIENFIRSKYVEKRWIPRNGNVKASPRARGEHNQVLDMRKRVNLAPPELPKQIAPDPKPEVFVQNAKLVAAAEEAKRKTNIAADPKPKVVQNAKPVAVVEEAKQIANQKVLQNVVPSISQVAKAKPEASFSPTVSTASTNCAIQPAEAKEVIEQNASSAAIENKSKFDAGIEELIKDFRWNTQPVSVSEIPLKNVKNDMVDLFGEQQKSLGSQQSPLVPTPIKHFGGPQTMHQASNGNQLFYQVHGTKQMGSAQHLHASMSSAYARNPSMFSAMPVAPMNGITATGAIRPLPAVSVVPMQSGYHYDFSSLTPEMLSRR from the exons ATGAATGAAAAAGCAAGAGTTTCAAAGGAGCTTAATGCTAAACATATGAAG ATACTTGAGGGACTACTCAAATTACCAGAGAATCGAGAATGTGCCGACTGCAAAAGCAG AGGTCCAAGATGGGCTAGTGTGAACTTGGGAATCTTCATATGCTTACACTGTTCGGGTGTTCACAGGAGTCTTGGAGTACATATATCAAAG GTACGATCTGCCACATTGGACACCTGGCTTCCGGAGCAAGTTGCATTTATTCAAA CAATGGGAAATCAGATATCAAATAGCTACTGGGAAGCCGAGCTGCCACCCAAATCCGGCAGAGTTGGTATTGAAAATTTTATCCGATCAAA ATATGTGGAGAAAAGATGGATACCACGAAACGGGAATGTGAAAGCATCTCCTCGTGCGAGAGGAGAACATAATCAAGTGCTTGATATGAGGAAGAGAGTCAATCTTGCACCGCCTGAATTACCGAAGCAG ATTGCCCCTGATCCTAAGCCAGAAGTTTTTGTTCAGAATGCAAAACTGGTAGCCGCTGCGGAAGAAGCAAAGAGAAAAACTAAT ATTGCCGCTGATCCTAAGCCAAAAGTTGTTCAGAATGCAAAACCAGTAGCCGTTGTGGAAGAAGCGAAGCAAATAGCTAAT CAAAAGGTTCTTCAGAATGTAGTACCGTCAATCTCTCAAGTCGCAAAAGCAAAGCCAGAAGCAAGTTTCTCCCCAACTGTATCAACAGCTAGCACCAACTGTGCTATCCAGC CGGCGGAAGCAAAAGAAGTAATCGAGCAGAACGCCAGTTCTGCTGCTATAGAAAACAAGAGCAAATTTGATGCTGGAATTGAGGAACTGATTAAAGATTTTCGATGGAATACCCAACCTGTCTCAGTCTCAGAAATCCCCTTGAAAAATGTGAAGAATGATATGGTGGATCTCTTCGGCGAG CAACAAAAGTCACTAGGTTCACAACAGTCTCCTCTCGTGCCTACTCCGATAAAGCATTTTGGTGGTCCGCAAACCATGCATCAAGCTTCAAATGGGAACCAGCTCTTTTATCAGGTCCATGGAACTAAGCAG ATGGGAAGCGCTCAACATTTACACGCATCTATGTCTTCAGCCTATGCTCGAAATCCCAG CATGTTTTCTGCAATGCCAGTTGCTCCAATGAATGGAATAACAGCAACAGGAGCTATTAGACCTTTGCCAGCAGTTTCAGTTGTTCCAATGCAATCAGGATACCATTATGATTTCTCATCGTTAACGCCTGAAATGTTATCAAGACGATAA
- the LOC107760396 gene encoding ADP-ribosylation factor GTPase-activating protein AGD5 isoform X3: MNEKARVSKELNAKHMKILEGLLKLPENRECADCKSRGPRWASVNLGIFICLHCSGVHRSLGVHISKVRSATLDTWLPEQVAFIQTMGNQISNSYWEAELPPKSGRVGIENFIRSKYVEKRWIPRNGNVKASPRARGEHNQVLDMRKRVNLAPPELPKQIAADPKPKVVQNAKPVAVVEEAKQIANVSPDPQQKVLQNVVPSISQVAKAKPEASFSPTVSTASTNCAIQPAEAKEVIEQNASSAAIENKSKFDAGIEELIKDFRWNTQPVSVSEIPLKNVKNDMVDLFGEQQKSLGSQQSPLVPTPIKHFGGPQTMHQASNGNQLFYQVHGTKQMGSAQHLHASMSSAYARNPSMFSAMPVAPMNGITATGAIRPLPAVSVVPMQSGYHYDFSSLTPEMLSRR; encoded by the exons ATGAATGAAAAAGCAAGAGTTTCAAAGGAGCTTAATGCTAAACATATGAAG ATACTTGAGGGACTACTCAAATTACCAGAGAATCGAGAATGTGCCGACTGCAAAAGCAG AGGTCCAAGATGGGCTAGTGTGAACTTGGGAATCTTCATATGCTTACACTGTTCGGGTGTTCACAGGAGTCTTGGAGTACATATATCAAAG GTACGATCTGCCACATTGGACACCTGGCTTCCGGAGCAAGTTGCATTTATTCAAA CAATGGGAAATCAGATATCAAATAGCTACTGGGAAGCCGAGCTGCCACCCAAATCCGGCAGAGTTGGTATTGAAAATTTTATCCGATCAAA ATATGTGGAGAAAAGATGGATACCACGAAACGGGAATGTGAAAGCATCTCCTCGTGCGAGAGGAGAACATAATCAAGTGCTTGATATGAGGAAGAGAGTCAATCTTGCACCGCCTGAATTACCGAAGCAG ATTGCCGCTGATCCTAAGCCAAAAGTTGTTCAGAATGCAAAACCAGTAGCCGTTGTGGAAGAAGCGAAGCAAATAGCTAAT GTTTCTCCTGATCCCCAGCAAAAGGTTCTTCAGAATGTAGTACCGTCAATCTCTCAAGTCGCAAAAGCAAAGCCAGAAGCAAGTTTCTCCCCAACTGTATCAACAGCTAGCACCAACTGTGCTATCCAGC CGGCGGAAGCAAAAGAAGTAATCGAGCAGAACGCCAGTTCTGCTGCTATAGAAAACAAGAGCAAATTTGATGCTGGAATTGAGGAACTGATTAAAGATTTTCGATGGAATACCCAACCTGTCTCAGTCTCAGAAATCCCCTTGAAAAATGTGAAGAATGATATGGTGGATCTCTTCGGCGAG CAACAAAAGTCACTAGGTTCACAACAGTCTCCTCTCGTGCCTACTCCGATAAAGCATTTTGGTGGTCCGCAAACCATGCATCAAGCTTCAAATGGGAACCAGCTCTTTTATCAGGTCCATGGAACTAAGCAG ATGGGAAGCGCTCAACATTTACACGCATCTATGTCTTCAGCCTATGCTCGAAATCCCAG CATGTTTTCTGCAATGCCAGTTGCTCCAATGAATGGAATAACAGCAACAGGAGCTATTAGACCTTTGCCAGCAGTTTCAGTTGTTCCAATGCAATCAGGATACCATTATGATTTCTCATCGTTAACGCCTGAAATGTTATCAAGACGATAA
- the LOC107760396 gene encoding uncharacterized protein LOC107760396 isoform X1 — protein sequence MNEKARVSKELNAKHMKILEGLLKLPENRECADCKSRGPRWASVNLGIFICLHCSGVHRSLGVHISKVRSATLDTWLPEQVAFIQTMGNQISNSYWEAELPPKSGRVGIENFIRSKYVEKRWIPRNGNVKASPRARGEHNQVLDMRKRVNLAPPELPKQIAPDPKPEVFVQNAKLVAAAEEAKRKTNIAADPKPKVVQNAKPVAVVEEAKQIANVSPDPQQKVLQNVVPSISQVAKAKPEASFSPTVSTASTNCAIQPAEAKEVIEQNASSAAIENKSKFDAGIEELIKDFRWNTQPVSVSEIPLKNVKNDMVDLFGEQQKSLGSQQSPLVPTPIKHFGGPQTMHQASNGNQLFYQVHGTKQMGSAQHLHASMSSAYARNPSMFSAMPVAPMNGITATGAIRPLPAVSVVPMQSGYHYDFSSLTPEMLSRR from the exons ATGAATGAAAAAGCAAGAGTTTCAAAGGAGCTTAATGCTAAACATATGAAG ATACTTGAGGGACTACTCAAATTACCAGAGAATCGAGAATGTGCCGACTGCAAAAGCAG AGGTCCAAGATGGGCTAGTGTGAACTTGGGAATCTTCATATGCTTACACTGTTCGGGTGTTCACAGGAGTCTTGGAGTACATATATCAAAG GTACGATCTGCCACATTGGACACCTGGCTTCCGGAGCAAGTTGCATTTATTCAAA CAATGGGAAATCAGATATCAAATAGCTACTGGGAAGCCGAGCTGCCACCCAAATCCGGCAGAGTTGGTATTGAAAATTTTATCCGATCAAA ATATGTGGAGAAAAGATGGATACCACGAAACGGGAATGTGAAAGCATCTCCTCGTGCGAGAGGAGAACATAATCAAGTGCTTGATATGAGGAAGAGAGTCAATCTTGCACCGCCTGAATTACCGAAGCAG ATTGCCCCTGATCCTAAGCCAGAAGTTTTTGTTCAGAATGCAAAACTGGTAGCCGCTGCGGAAGAAGCAAAGAGAAAAACTAAT ATTGCCGCTGATCCTAAGCCAAAAGTTGTTCAGAATGCAAAACCAGTAGCCGTTGTGGAAGAAGCGAAGCAAATAGCTAAT GTTTCTCCTGATCCCCAGCAAAAGGTTCTTCAGAATGTAGTACCGTCAATCTCTCAAGTCGCAAAAGCAAAGCCAGAAGCAAGTTTCTCCCCAACTGTATCAACAGCTAGCACCAACTGTGCTATCCAGC CGGCGGAAGCAAAAGAAGTAATCGAGCAGAACGCCAGTTCTGCTGCTATAGAAAACAAGAGCAAATTTGATGCTGGAATTGAGGAACTGATTAAAGATTTTCGATGGAATACCCAACCTGTCTCAGTCTCAGAAATCCCCTTGAAAAATGTGAAGAATGATATGGTGGATCTCTTCGGCGAG CAACAAAAGTCACTAGGTTCACAACAGTCTCCTCTCGTGCCTACTCCGATAAAGCATTTTGGTGGTCCGCAAACCATGCATCAAGCTTCAAATGGGAACCAGCTCTTTTATCAGGTCCATGGAACTAAGCAG ATGGGAAGCGCTCAACATTTACACGCATCTATGTCTTCAGCCTATGCTCGAAATCCCAG CATGTTTTCTGCAATGCCAGTTGCTCCAATGAATGGAATAACAGCAACAGGAGCTATTAGACCTTTGCCAGCAGTTTCAGTTGTTCCAATGCAATCAGGATACCATTATGATTTCTCATCGTTAACGCCTGAAATGTTATCAAGACGATAA